GGCAGAAACGTCCTGACGGAGTTTCACGCGAGCGAAGCGAGCGTGAAGCACGTCAGGTCGTGAACGAAGTGAACGTCCTGACGGAGATTTGAACTCGCCGAGACGGTCCGGGCGTGTGGCGCTTCGCGCCATTCCGGGCATGCGACCCGTCTGCTCGAATCTCCGTAGTTGGAGTTTCCGCGACGCGGACGACTCGCTCCGCTCGTCGTCGTTGCGTCGCGGCAGAAACGTCCTGACGGAGTTTCACGCGAGCAAAGCGAGCGTGAAGCACGTCAGGTCGTGAACGAAGTGAACGTCCTGACGGAGATTTGAACTCCGGTCCCTGGCTCCGCAAGCCAAGAGGATAGTCCACTACCCTATCAGGACTCATCTCTACGTATGCCGGTTATACTAATAGGGGTTACGGTCTGACCGCGTAGTGGCACGGTTACACACGCTAAAATCGCTATTTTTCCATCCGTGAAGCATATGAAACACGCTTCCGTGTCACTTCGTATGAACCGACGCGACATGCTCGCTCGATTCGGCGGTGTCCTCGCTATCGGCTCGTTCGGGGGCTGTCTCGGACAAGACCCGAACGGCGCGGGAGACGGCGGAGACGCGACCAGCGAGACGACGACTGAGGAAATGACGACCAGCGAGACGACGACTGAAGAGATGACGACCGAGGAAACGACGACCGAAGAGACTGCTACTGACAGTCGCCAAACCACCGACGAGACGCGGACGACCGACGACCAGCAGGGCGCGCTGGCCGGGACAACCTTCGAGGTGGTCAACTCCGGGTGCGGACAGCCACGGAGCGAGGCCAGCGTTGCGTTCGGCGACGACGGGTCGTCGGTCGTCGTCACTGGGACGATCTCGGGGGCGAACGGCTGTTACACCGCTAAACTGGCCAATTCGAGCTACGACGCCGAGACCGGCGCGCTCGACCTGACCGTTGTTTCGATGGCGAAAGAGGGAACCGCGGTGTGTGCCCAGTGCATCGCCGAAATCGAGTACGAGGCCACCGTCTCGTTCGCCGACGATGGTCCCGCGAGCGTGTCCGTGACCCACTCCGGGATGGGCGAGTCGAAGACTGTCGCCACCGCCGAGTCCTCGTGACGATTGCCGGAGACGAGGACGAACGTTTATATACGGAGACGGGACCAGTTCGGCCCGTGACTCGCCGACCGCCGCAACGAAACGCCGGACCGACGGGCGCGCCGGAATCGCCCGACGAGAGCGAGGTTCGTCCGCGCTCTCTCCAAAGACAATGCTTAAGCGCGGGCCACCCCTGCGCTATGATACGATTATGGGCGCGATAGAGGACGTTCACGCCGACCTCGACGCCGACGTATCTCTCGAGGAGTTCCGCGAGGCGGTCGAGGAGAAGGTCGAGCAGATGGGGGGTCTCGCCGACGAAGAGACGGCCGCGATGCTCATCGCCCACGAGTTAGACGAGGAGGGCGGGGAGGTCGAGACCGTTGCCGACATCGAACCGGGCATGGAGGAGGTCAAGTTCGTCGCCAAGGTCGTCGGCATCGGCGACGTGCGCACCTTCGAGCGCGACGACGAGGACCGCGAGGACGGCCGGGTTCTCAACGTCGAAGTCGCCGACGAGACCGGGTCGATTCGCATCACCTTCTGGGACCAGCAGGCCGACGCAGGCGAGGAAGAACTCGAAGTCGGCGACGTGCTTCGCATCGCTGGCCGCCCCAAGGAGGGCTACAACGGCGTCGAAGTCAACGTTAACGACGCCGAGGCCGACGAGGAGACCGAGGTGGATGTTCCGGTGCAGGACACCTACCGCGTCGAAGACCTCTCGCTGGGCGTCTCAGACGTGAACCTCCGCGGGAAGGTGCTGGACACCGACGAGGTGCGGACCTTCGACCGCGACGACGGCTCTGAGGGGAAGGTCGCCAACCTCAAACTCGGCGACGAGACCGGCCGCATTCGGGTGACGCTCTGGGACGAGCGCACCGAGCGCGCCGAGGAACTCGACCCCGGCGTCTCCGTCGAAGTCGTGGACGGCTACGTCCGGGAGCGCGACGGGAGTCTGGAACTCCACGTCGGCAACCGCGGCGCGGTCGAGGAGATAGACGAAGACGTGTCCTACGAACCGGAGACCGCCGACATCGCCGACCTCGAAATCGGCGACGACGCGGACATCGGCGGCGTCGTGCGCTCGACCGACCCCAAGCGCACCTTCGACCGCGACGACGGCTCTGAGGGACAGGTCCGGAACGTCCGCGTGCAGGACGAAACCGGCGACCTCCGGGTCGCGCTCTGGGGCGAGAAGGCCGACGTGGATGTCGCGCCGGGCGACGAAATCCAACTCGCCGACGTGGAGATTCAGGACGGATGGGAGGACGACATCGAGGGGTCGGCCGGGTGGCAGTCCACCGTGACCGTCCTCGGCGAGGCCGACCCCGGCACGGGGTCGGCCGGAAGCGGCGCTGGCGGCGGTGACGCTGGCGGGAGCGGCGACGACTCCGGAAGTGACAGCACGGGACTCGACGCCTTCGGCGGCGACGGCGCAAGCGCGTCCGGGTCGGACGCCGCGAGCGGTGAAACTGCGGACGGCGGACACGCGAACGCTGGAGGCGGCGAGTTCGTGGAGTTCACCGGCACCGTCGTGCAGGCTGGCGACCCGATAATTCTGGACGACGGCGAGGAGACGGTCAGCGTGGCGTCGAAGAGCGCCGACGTAACGCTCGGCGAGAAAGTGACCGCGCGCGGAGAACTGCGCGACGGCACCCTCGACGCCGAGGAGGTAGTCTGAATCTCGACACCGACGTTCTATCGCGCTCTTTCGACACGTCTCTTTTACTCCGCAGGACCTCGCGTGCTGGCGTCACCGCGCCTCGGGCGCGATGACGCCAGCACGCGACGAGATCAGTAATCGAACTCTCGGACGGCTAAACCGCTCTGCGCCACGAAAAGCAACCGTCCGGCGCTGAGACGCCGACTGCGGAATCGGAACAACGCCCCACAGAGAAACGCCCGCAGGTTCCTCGAACAACGCTTTGGAAAGAACTAAGGGCGCGAGATTCCCGGCTTTGGATATGAGCGTCGAGTTGCCGTTCGCGCCGGTGGACACGATTATCAGACGGAACGCGGGCGATCTCCGAGTCAGCGCCGACGCCGCCGAGGAGTTGGCGCGTCGGATTCAGGACCGCGGGGCCGAACTCGCCATCGACGCCGCCGAGGAGGCGACCGTTGACGGGCGCAAGACCCTGATGAGCGACGACTTCGGCGTCGGGCAGGTCGTGGACAAGGAAGACCTCGAACTCCCAGTCGCGCCCGTTGACCGCATCGCGCGCCTCGAAATCGACGACAGTTACCGGGTCGCTATGGACGCCCGCATCGCGCTGGCGGACATCCTCGAAGACTACGCCGACAACGTCGCCAAGGCCGCTGCCGTCCTCGCGCGCCACGCCGACCGGCGGACGGTCAAGGCCGAGGACATCGAGACGTACTTCGAACTGTTCGAGTGAGCGTTCACTCGTGAGTTCGGAACCGCTCGCCTCCGTCTGCGAGACCGGTCGAAATCGCCGCCGGGAGCGAAGCGATTAAATTCCGTTGCGTCCGACTAGCGTACGTGCTATCAACTACCGAATCGTGCCTGCCGGTAGGAGCAAGCGACACATAATTCATGAACTTCGGCTACAGCGAGGACTGTCTCGCCCACGATACGGGTGAGCGCCATCCCGAAACCCCCGACCGACTCCGCGCCATTCAGGAGCGACTGGCCCGCAAGCACGGCGTCGAATATGTCGATTCGACACCGGCGACCAGCGACTGCGTCGAAGCGGTCCACGACCCCGACTACGTCGCCGAGTTCCGCGAATTCTGCGACTCGGGCGGCGGCAACTGGGACCCCGACACCGTGGCCGTCGAGGAGACGTGGCAGGCCGCCCTCCAGTCGGCCGGACTGGCCTGCTGGTCGGCCGAGACCGCGCTCGACGGAATCGACGGCCGCGACACGCCCTTCTCGCTCGGGCGGCCGCCGGGCCACCACGCGGTCGAAGACGACGCGATGGGCTTTTGCTTTTTCAACAACGTCGCGGTCGCGGCCCGTCACGTCATCGACCACACCGACTCGGACGCCTCGCGGGTCGCCATCTTCGACTGGGACGTTCACCACGGTAACGGCACGCAGGACATATTCTACGAGGCCGACGACGTGTTCTACGCCTCGCTCCACGAGGACGGTCTCTACCCCGGCACGGGCGAACTCGACGAGACCGGTGAGGGCGCGGGCGCGGGCACGACGCTCAACGTTCCGCTCCCCGCGGGCGCTGGCGACCCGGAGTACCGCGACTCAGTAGACGACCTCGTCGCACCCGCCCTCCGCGAGTTCGACCCGGACCTGCTACTCGTGAGCGCGGGGTTCGACGCCCACCGTCACGACCCCATCTCCCGGATGCGGGTCTCGACGGAGGGGTACGGTATGCTCACCGACCGCGTACGGGACCTCACCGACGAGTTGGGCGCGGCGCTCGCGTTCGTCCTCGAAGGCGGATACGGTCTCGACACCCTCTCGGACAGCGTGGCCGAGGTCCACGAGACCTTCGACGGAAAGCAACCGCTGACG
This genomic stretch from Halorussus pelagicus harbors:
- a CDS encoding histone deacetylase family protein translates to MNFGYSEDCLAHDTGERHPETPDRLRAIQERLARKHGVEYVDSTPATSDCVEAVHDPDYVAEFREFCDSGGGNWDPDTVAVEETWQAALQSAGLACWSAETALDGIDGRDTPFSLGRPPGHHAVEDDAMGFCFFNNVAVAARHVIDHTDSDASRVAIFDWDVHHGNGTQDIFYEADDVFYASLHEDGLYPGTGELDETGEGAGAGTTLNVPLPAGAGDPEYRDSVDDLVAPALREFDPDLLLVSAGFDAHRHDPISRMRVSTEGYGMLTDRVRDLTDELGAALAFVLEGGYGLDTLSDSVAEVHETFDGKQPLTPDEEVNDDVRELIEEIRASHPVFEE
- a CDS encoding histone family protein; this encodes MSVELPFAPVDTIIRRNAGDLRVSADAAEELARRIQDRGAELAIDAAEEATVDGRKTLMSDDFGVGQVVDKEDLELPVAPVDRIARLEIDDSYRVAMDARIALADILEDYADNVAKAAAVLARHADRRTVKAEDIETYFELFE
- a CDS encoding single-stranded DNA binding protein, whose amino-acid sequence is MGAIEDVHADLDADVSLEEFREAVEEKVEQMGGLADEETAAMLIAHELDEEGGEVETVADIEPGMEEVKFVAKVVGIGDVRTFERDDEDREDGRVLNVEVADETGSIRITFWDQQADAGEEELEVGDVLRIAGRPKEGYNGVEVNVNDAEADEETEVDVPVQDTYRVEDLSLGVSDVNLRGKVLDTDEVRTFDRDDGSEGKVANLKLGDETGRIRVTLWDERTERAEELDPGVSVEVVDGYVRERDGSLELHVGNRGAVEEIDEDVSYEPETADIADLEIGDDADIGGVVRSTDPKRTFDRDDGSEGQVRNVRVQDETGDLRVALWGEKADVDVAPGDEIQLADVEIQDGWEDDIEGSAGWQSTVTVLGEADPGTGSAGSGAGGGDAGGSGDDSGSDSTGLDAFGGDGASASGSDAASGETADGGHANAGGGEFVEFTGTVVQAGDPIILDDGEETVSVASKSADVTLGEKVTARGELRDGTLDAEEVV